The Dehalococcoides mccartyi CG5 genome contains the following window.
CTTAAACTGCCTCACTTTACCCTGATAGGGGCGACCACCCGCTATGCCATGCTTTCCGCACCTCTGCGTGACCGTTTCGGTTCTATATTCCGGTTGGATTTTTATGATGAAGAAGCCATACATGATATAGTCCGCCGTTCCGCCCGCATACTGGGGGTAGAGGCAGATGAAAACGGTCTTCACCAGATAGCCTGCCGTTCCCGCGGTACTCCCAGAGTGGCTAACCGCCTGCTTCGGCGTGTAAGAGACTATGCTCAGGTAAAAGGCAATGGCTTGATTACGGCGGATATTGCGGCGGAATCCCTGGCCTGTCTGGAAGTGGACAAGCTGGGGCTGGATGAGATTGACCACAAGGTTTTGAAAACCATTATCCATAAATTCGGGGGAGGGCCGGTGGGGCTTGAGACTATTGCCGCTGCTATTTCCGAAGAAGCGGATACCATTATGGATGTTTACGAACCCTATCTGCTCCAGCTGGGATTTTTGGAAAGAACTCCCAGAGGGCGTCAGGCAACCCGTCTGGCTTACCAGCACTTAAGCATACCTTATCAGAATGACAAAAATAACCAACAGGGGCTTTGGACGGAGAATGGCAGCTAAACTGCTTCTTCATGGCTGTTGTGCACATTGTACCGCTTACTCTTTCAAATACTGGCAGGAGCAGGGTTTTGAGGTAAGTGTTTACTGGTATAACCCCAATATCCACCCCTTTACAGAACACCAAAACAGGCTTGAAGCTATGGTAAAATTGTCCCAAGAACTTAGTTTTGAGCTTGTCACAGAGCCTCTTTATCAGATGGCTGAATATTTCAAAAAAGTAGCCGAAAAACCGGATGAACGCTGCCGTACCTGCTTTGATATGCGGCTGGGGCAAACTGCCGTTTATGCCGCAAGGTATGGGTATGAATATTTCTCTTCCAGCCTTTTTATCAGCCCCCATCAGAAGCATCAGGAAGCAGTTTTTTCGGCTGAAGCTTTTGCCAAAGAAACAGGGGTCAAATTTGCTTATGCAGACCTCAGGAAACGTTATTCGGACAGCCGGCATATTACCAAGCCGTTGGACCTTTATCGCCAGCAGTACTGCGGGTGTATATACAGCGAGTATGAACGGTTCGGTAA
Protein-coding sequences here:
- the ruvB gene encoding Holliday junction branch migration DNA helicase RuvB, whose amino-acid sequence is MSQEKERLISGKLVTDDAKLDTSLRPRCLPDFIGQKRLKDNLGVAIQAAKQRGEALDHVLLYGPPGLGKTTLSHIIALEMGVNIRITSGPAIERQGDLAAILTNLKPFDILFIDEIHRLSRNVEEVLYPAMEDYALDIMVGKGPGARSLRLKLPHFTLIGATTRYAMLSAPLRDRFGSIFRLDFYDEEAIHDIVRRSARILGVEADENGLHQIACRSRGTPRVANRLLRRVRDYAQVKGNGLITADIAAESLACLEVDKLGLDEIDHKVLKTIIHKFGGGPVGLETIAAAISEEADTIMDVYEPYLLQLGFLERTPRGRQATRLAYQHLSIPYQNDKNNQQGLWTENGS
- a CDS encoding epoxyqueuosine reductase QueH; translated protein: MAAKLLLHGCCAHCTAYSFKYWQEQGFEVSVYWYNPNIHPFTEHQNRLEAMVKLSQELSFELVTEPLYQMAEYFKKVAEKPDERCRTCFDMRLGQTAVYAARYGYEYFSSSLFISPHQKHQEAVFSAEAFAKETGVKFAYADLRKRYSDSRHITKPLDLYRQQYCGCIYSEYERFGKTDPPA